One window of Nymphaea colorata isolate Beijing-Zhang1983 chromosome 1, ASM883128v2, whole genome shotgun sequence genomic DNA carries:
- the LOC116259817 gene encoding golgin candidate 1, protein MGSWLKAAEDLFEVVDRRAKLVVRELGDEQPESSPIVTGKDVRTLKRKPKKKGQSERARPESRGPSDTVRLREKDNEQFSASNGNSNKAESLHSETKETILDHFVADSRTELSSDNTIENNLVGPSAAPLLEAPESDANESVSVAGTNQEGLDHEKSEEAVASSESSNAPAPKESPVVLSPTFKSKTIELENGEHQADGAKETKLADEEPSLKTEAKKPENARVEMDAENVQAKSVMEITEESALKKQQHEKDPSVAKVQDQLDEAQGLLKIATSTGQSKEARLARVCAGLSSRLQEYKSENAQLEELLVAERDKRNSCEAQIRLLQQDLAASRTAISRVESEMADALSSKNAEINDLSSTVDSLKKQASASEGKLASLQADMETVMRSRELTETRMMQALREELVSAERKAEEERAAHNATKMAFMEREVELERRAVEASTALSRLQRIADERTSKTLELENKISMLEAECASLSQELNDVEARARRGQKKSPEEANKALQAWQEEAERARQGQREAESKLSSLEAEMQKMRVEMAGMRRDAEHYSRQEHMELEKRYRELTDLLYLKQTQLETVASEKAAAEFQLEKEVKRLREAQVEVERSKALRRASTPWEEETDVKALESLPLHHRHMVGASMQLQKAAKFLDSGAVRATKFLWRYPVARIILLFYLVFVHVFLLYLLHRLQDQADNYLSSQGVTDPMGLVKPELP, encoded by the exons ATGGGCTCCTGGCTTAAGGCCGCGGAAG ATTTATTTGAAGTTGTAGATCGAAGAGCAAAGTTGGTTGTGCGTGAGTTGGGAGATGAACAACCTGAATCCTCTCCAATAG TGACGGGGAAGGACGTGCGAACTTTGAAGAGGAAACCAAAGAAGAAG GGTCAGTCAGAACGTGCTAGACCTGAATCTCGTGGGCCAAGTGATACTGTAAGACTAAGAGAGAAAGACAATGAACAATTCTCAGCATCCAATGGAAACAGCAACAAGGCTGAGTCTCTTCATTCTGAAACTAAAGAAACCATTTTGGACCATTTTGTTGCTGATTCAAGAACAGAACTTTCATCCGATAATACTATAGAAAATAATCTTGTTGGACCATCAGCTGCTCCTTTGTTGGAGGCCCCAGAAAGTGATGCCAATGAGTCTGTTTCTGTTGCTGGTACAAATCAGGAAGGTTTAGATCATGAAAAGAGTGAAGAAGCTGTTGCTTCATCTGAGTCGTCCAATGCCCCTGCACCAAAAGAAAGTCCAGTAGTTTTATCCCCTACGTTCAAATCTAAAACTATTGAACTAGAAAATGGGGAGCATCAAGCAGATGGTGCAAAAGAAACCAAATTAGCAGATGAAGAGCCCAGCTTAAAGACAGAGGCAAAGAAACCTGAAAATGCAAGGGTGGAAATGGATGCTGAAAATGTGCAAGCGAAAAGTGTGATGGAAATTACAGAAGAATCTGCCTTGAAAAAGCAACAACATGAAAAGGATCCTTCTGTTGCTAAAGTTCAAGACCAACTGGATGAG GCGCAAGGTTTGCTCAAAATTGCAACATCTACTGGGCAATCTAAAGAAGCAAGGCTAGCACGG GTCTGTGCTGGTCTTTCTTCTCGTCTTCAAGAATACAAATCCGAAAATGCACAACTGGAAGAGCTCCTTGTAGCTGAG AGAGATAAAAGGAACTCATGCGAAGCTCAAATAAGACTGCTGCAGCAGGATTTAGCTGCATCTCGCACTGCCATATCCAGAGTAGAGTCAGAGATGGCTGATGCCTTGTCTTccaaaaatgcagaaataaatgaTCTTTCTTCCACAGTAGATTCTCTTAAAAAACAGGCTTCTGCATCTGAAGGAAAGCTGGCATCATTGCAG GCAGACATGGAAACTGTAATGAGAAGCCGAGAACTGACTGAGACTCGAATGATGCAG GCCTTACGTGAAGAGCTAGTGTCAGCAGAGCGCAAGGCAGAGGAAGAGCGTGCAGCACATAATGCAACAAAAATG GCTTTCATGGAAAGAGAAGTAGAATTGGAGCGTAGAGCTGTCGAAGCATCAACTGCACTTTCTAGGCTTCAG AGAATAGCAGATGAGAGAACATCAAAGACATTAGAGCTGGAGAACAAAATATCTATGCTTGAG GCAGAATGTGCATCTTTGAGTCAAGAGTTGAATGATGTAGAAGCTCGAGCTCGCCGTGGACAGAAAAAGTCTCCTGAAGAAGCGAATAAAGCCCTTCAG GCCTGGCAAGAAGAAGCAGAGCGAGCACGTCAAGGtcagagagaggcagagagtaAGCTCTCCTCTTTAGAG GCTGAGATGCAAAAGATGAGAGTGGAAATGGCAGGCATGAGAAGAGATGCTGAGCATTACTCACGGCAG GAGCACATGGAACTGGAAAAGAGATACCGTGAATTAACTGATCTATTG TACTTGAAGCAAACACAGCTAGAAACCGTGGCTAGTGAGAAAGCTGCAGCCGAGTTCCAACTGGAGAAAGAAGTCAAGCGTCTAAGAGAAGCCCAG GTGGAGGTGGAGAGGAGTAAAGCTTTACGTCGTGCATCAACTCCATGGGAAGAGGAAACTGATGTGAAAGCACTTGA GTCTCTCCCATTGCACCACCGTCACATGGTTGGAGCAAGTATGCAG CTGCAGAAGGCTGCAAaattcttggattcaggtgctgTTCGTGCCACTAAGTTTCTTTGGAGATATCCTGTTGCTCGAATTATTTTACTCTTCTACTTG GTGTTTGTCCATGTTTTCCTGCTGTACTTGTTGCATCGCTTACAG gATCAAGCAGATAATTATCTGTCGTCTCAAGGAGTTACAGATCCAATGGGGCTTGTCAAGCCAGAGCTGCCATAA
- the LOC116267546 gene encoding uncharacterized protein LOC116267546, which yields MEEKSPHASAKRLCAHIAKVVLYVLRKGFSKRKFMVDLHDMMKKGKHAGKAIGNLMSNHYSDLSCRSGGVSVVPYAPGEYEYSCSNTPAYTFPFRNNKRKPHYGNHHSRRRHHQNDYLSCIYPQSSNDEHVAAAFQKALEMLTSGFSGRESWSSTAYALSPMASPYPLRVTDSPFPLKNEDDDDHRVDKEAEEFIARFHEQLRSQRRTAMLEARYQDMLMYGSG from the coding sequence atggaagaaaagTCCCCACATGCATCCGCCAAACGCCTTTGTGCTCACATAGCAAAGGTAGTCCTTTATGTGCTAAGGAAAGGCTTCTCCAAGCGGAAGTTCATGGTCGACCTCCACGACATGATGAAGAAGGGCAAGCACGCCGGAAAAGCCATTGGAAATCTCATGTCCAACCACTATTCCGACCTCAGTTGCCGCTCCGGCGGCGTTAGTGTTGTCCCTTACGCCCCCGGTGAGTACGAGTACAGCTGCAGTAACACCCCTGCCTACACCTTCCCTTTCAGAAACAACAAGCGCAAACCCCATTACGGCAACCACCATagccgccgccgccaccaccaaaaTGACTACCTTTCTTGTATATATCCTCAGTCTTCCAACGACGAGCACGTGGCTGCCGCCTTCCAGAAAGCACTAGAAATGCTGACTTCCGGCTTTTCCGGCAGGGAATCATGGTCATCGACGGCCTATGCCCTAAGTCCCATGGCCTCCCCATACCCCTTGAGGGTGACAGACTCCCCATTCCCCCTTAAAAATGAAGACGACGACGATCATCGTGTCGACAAGGAAGCTGAGGAATTCATCGCCAGATTCCACGAGCAACTGCGTTCGCAAAGACGCACGGCAATGCTAGAGGCGCGTTACCAAGACATGCTAATGTACGGCAGCGGGTGA